One Pseudorasbora parva isolate DD20220531a chromosome 8, ASM2467924v1, whole genome shotgun sequence DNA window includes the following coding sequences:
- the LOC137085119 gene encoding testis-expressed protein 26-like isoform X1 — protein sequence MLVSTFLAFDIVSWFLDVNKKWDVYETSHKRDFIYRPISSNPTQIWSKTSGKVYRNAHSLDEPVGATAYSEDFCWKPLSKTACIRSATASGNRRNNPHPNQAFMVWRRTADQVKHIDGSSSLQLPLTEKEIQKALSAQYRSTYRTDFIGLPQGIMKNHATFAPFNLSHAGHYYTQTEMRHNYRPPKSTHELLGNNTRYGCNKLHGIAARGIVPTLIQSHINNPENSKLQTTYNKHFGSRHVDVSSLLKSTPPQTFQLICKKLSDKEKKDVKKLHISSSSSRGSSSTGAFMQTPSTLERMSAWPGPL from the exons ATGCTAGTGTCTACCTTTTTGGCGTTTGACATTGTCAGCTGGTTTTTAG ATGTTAACAAAAAATGGGATGTGTATGAAACCTCTCATAAAAGAGATTTCATCTATAGACCCATCTCATCTAATCCAACTCAAATATG GTCAAAAACATCTGGTAAGGTCTATAGAAATGCACATTCACTGGATGAGCCGGTGGGTGCGACTGCATACAGTGAAGACTTCTGCTGGAAGCCTTTGTCAAAGACTGCCTGTATAAGGTCTGCCACAGCATCAGGAAACAGAAGGAACAACCCACACCCAAACCAG GCATTCATGGTATGGAGGCGTACTGCAGATCAAGTGAAACACATTGATGGTAGTTCCTCTCTTCAACTTCCTTTGACTGAGAAGGAAATCCAAAAGGCTCTGAGTGCCCAGTACAGGTCGACCTACAGGACTGACTTTATTGGATTACCTCAAG GGATTATGAAGAACCATGCAACCTTTGCTCCTTTCAACCTCAGTCATGCTGGCCACTACTATACCCAGACTGAAATGAGACACAACTATCGTCCACCCAAATCGACACATGAGCTTCTGGGGAACAACACTCGCTATGGGTGCAATAAGCTGCATGGTATAGCAGCAAGGGGTATTG TTCCTACATTGATTCAAAGCCACATCAATAATCCAGAAAACAGTAAACTGCAGACCACCTACAATAAACATTTTGGAAGCAGACACGTAGATGTCTCCTCACTGCTCAAATCAACCCCACCTCAGACATTTCAACTGATTTGTAAGAAATTATCTGATAAAG AAAAGAAGGATGTGAAGAAATTGCATATAAGCAGCTCCTCTTCTCGTGGATCCTCTTCTACTGGTGCATTTATGCAAACTCCTTCCACACTGGAGAGGATGTCTGCCTGGCCTGGGCCTTTATAA
- the LOC137085119 gene encoding testis-expressed protein 26-like isoform X2 has product MANYDVNKKWDVYETSHKRDFIYRPISSNPTQIWSKTSGKVYRNAHSLDEPVGATAYSEDFCWKPLSKTACIRSATASGNRRNNPHPNQAFMVWRRTADQVKHIDGSSSLQLPLTEKEIQKALSAQYRSTYRTDFIGLPQGIMKNHATFAPFNLSHAGHYYTQTEMRHNYRPPKSTHELLGNNTRYGCNKLHGIAARGIVPTLIQSHINNPENSKLQTTYNKHFGSRHVDVSSLLKSTPPQTFQLICKKLSDKEKKDVKKLHISSSSSRGSSSTGAFMQTPSTLERMSAWPGPL; this is encoded by the exons ATGGCAAATTATG ATGTTAACAAAAAATGGGATGTGTATGAAACCTCTCATAAAAGAGATTTCATCTATAGACCCATCTCATCTAATCCAACTCAAATATG GTCAAAAACATCTGGTAAGGTCTATAGAAATGCACATTCACTGGATGAGCCGGTGGGTGCGACTGCATACAGTGAAGACTTCTGCTGGAAGCCTTTGTCAAAGACTGCCTGTATAAGGTCTGCCACAGCATCAGGAAACAGAAGGAACAACCCACACCCAAACCAG GCATTCATGGTATGGAGGCGTACTGCAGATCAAGTGAAACACATTGATGGTAGTTCCTCTCTTCAACTTCCTTTGACTGAGAAGGAAATCCAAAAGGCTCTGAGTGCCCAGTACAGGTCGACCTACAGGACTGACTTTATTGGATTACCTCAAG GGATTATGAAGAACCATGCAACCTTTGCTCCTTTCAACCTCAGTCATGCTGGCCACTACTATACCCAGACTGAAATGAGACACAACTATCGTCCACCCAAATCGACACATGAGCTTCTGGGGAACAACACTCGCTATGGGTGCAATAAGCTGCATGGTATAGCAGCAAGGGGTATTG TTCCTACATTGATTCAAAGCCACATCAATAATCCAGAAAACAGTAAACTGCAGACCACCTACAATAAACATTTTGGAAGCAGACACGTAGATGTCTCCTCACTGCTCAAATCAACCCCACCTCAGACATTTCAACTGATTTGTAAGAAATTATCTGATAAAG AAAAGAAGGATGTGAAGAAATTGCATATAAGCAGCTCCTCTTCTCGTGGATCCTCTTCTACTGGTGCATTTATGCAAACTCCTTCCACACTGGAGAGGATGTCTGCCTGGCCTGGGCCTTTATAA